Genomic DNA from Paenibacillus borealis:
CATACGATCCGTAATTCCATCGCCTTCGGAAATGGTGCATATGGCTTTACCAGTAACAGTAATCCGGGTGTAATTGCTATTAACAATATCGGATTTAATAATACACGCGGAAATATGAGCTTCACCACTTATGACCAAATCACTGCAGACTTTAAAATCGACGGCTTTATATCCTACCAGACGGGCAGCATCGGGAAAGACCAGTATCCGCCTGCTTTGGCTGCCGACAATAATTTTATGTATGATGGTACAGCATCAGTTAATAAGTCAGGTAAGCAACTGACAGACGCTAACTTTGCAAGTTTGAATCCGGTGAACTCTTATACGAGGGATGCGGAGGGAAATATCATCTGGGGTGACTTCCTGAAGTTCATTCCTTTTGCGGAGCCGGAACCGGGAACTCAACCAGAGCCAGAACCGGAGCCAGAGATAAGTCCGACACCAAGTCCTTCGGCTACACCGGCTCCCTCTGCCACACCGGGTCCAACGGCTGCACCTGACCCCACGGCTACACCAGGTCCCGCTGCTGTACCAAACACCGGCGGTTCCGGATCAGCCATTGGAGATTCTTCTACGACCGTACTCCTGCTGGATGGCAGCGTCAGAATTGAACTGCCCATAACGGTTGATGCAGGGAAAGCCAGCGCCTTACTGAAGGATTCCTCCCTGCAAAAGTTAATCGCTTTGGCCAAAGCAGATTCAACCGGTATTAAAACTATCCGGATTCAGCTTACAGCAGATGAAGCCAAGGACATTAAAGAATATGAGGTAAGCCTCCCTGCTTCAGCATTTCGCGCAGGAGCTTCTGCCTTGCAGATAGAGGTCAGCTCGTCATTGGCCACGATTATGTTACCAGACAGTCTCTTCCCTGCGGCAATGCTCGACGGTGCGAAGGCGGTTACTTTATTCCTAAGAACAGTCGATGCTGAAGGGCAGTTCAAAGGGAAGTTAGGAGACAGCCCGCTAATCGGGTATGAGCTTCGCCTGGATGGAACAAAGCTTCAACTAGACAATCTACAGTCACCCGTACAAATCGGACTTCCGCATTCACCAGCCGTTCCGGCAGCGGGCAATGCCTTTATTGTTGTGTGGCATGTCAATGACAAGGGAATCATCCAACCTGTAGTCAGCGGGGATTATAATGCAGAGAGGCAGCAAGCTATGTTCTCAACCACTTTTCCCTCCGGCCAATATGCAGCGGTCTATAATCACAAGACATTCCAGGATATCTCACATTCACATTGGGCAAAGTCCGCAGTGGAAGTACTCGCTTCCAAGGGCATAATTAACGGTATCTCAGCAACCGAATTCAAACCGGATCAGTCCGTTACACATGCGGATTTCGCACTTTTACTGGTTCGGGCTTTGGGACTGAATGCAGCAGAAGGGGGCGGCTTAGCAGAAGCGTCATCCAATCCTCCGAATGAACCGCTATCCAGACAAGAGATGTTTGTTATGGCGGCTAGAGCCCTAAAGGCTGCCGAAGGCTGGAAACCGGGTACGATACCTGCCTCCGCTTTAGACGGCTTTACGGATCGCCACCTAATTCCCCTTGAAGCGGCCGATGATATTGCAGCACTCACAGCAGCTGGTCTTATTAAGGGAGACGGCCGGCAGCAACTCAATCTAACTGCACACTCAACGCGTGCCGAAGCGGCGATGCTGGTGTACCGGATTCTATTGCGCAAATAAAAGAGACCCCCAAAACCATGTTGATGTGGTTTTGGGGGTCTTCTGTGCTATTGTTTGCCTATTTTTGCAATTTTTCTTCGATATAAGCACAATCAAGTAAACTAAGTAAACTTGGGGTTAAGTACTTTATCTGGTATTGATCCAAATCACTATTGACACTTAGCTGACCATTCTCTTTTCTAAGCAGCTGATCTGAACCATTTTCTAAAAACAACAGATTCCCACCATATTGTTTTATTAATTTCCCTATAATTTTAATCAAAGCTTCTAGTCCTTGATAAAAGGTGTCACCAAATAACTGCACCCTAATGGAAATATTAACATCTAAGTCATAATGGCTTCTAACAAAACTTATGTCAGAAATATCCTCAAGCTCAAGAGCTAATGAAAAGTATTCAGTTCCGATAACTATTTCTTCTTCATCACTGTAAACCGATACCTTTTCGTTCGAAATTTTAATTATAATTTTTTCAATAACTTCTGCCAATGCACTACAACTCAAATTAGATTCCAAAAACAATTCAAAATCCATGCATATCTATCCTCCAAATATCCGTGTGATTTTTCCGTCAACTACAATTAATATTTCTTGCAAGTTTTTTAAATCTCCGTTTGGATTAGCTTTCCTTAGAACCCCTTCAGTGATCTCAGTTATTTTTGCTGAAGTAAAACCATCTAAATTTAGTACAATTCTCTCTGCCTGTGATTTTGTCTTTGTTCTAATATTCCTTAAAATATTATCCACATTTGCATCTATTGTAGGTGCATAACAATCAAATACTTTACCTTCAATTAGAAAATCTGGATTTGATGTTTCTTTTATACCTCGTCCATTTCCACCATTTACTTCATCTAGCATTTCAATGTCATATCCCCTATCTGCAAAAACATCTGCTGTTTCATTCTCTTTCTTAACACCATGTGAATCACCTTTAGTATAATTACCTTTTGGTCTTCCTCCATTAGGTGAAGAAGGTTCTGTCAGGTTAGCCCCACTATTAACTGGCCCCTCAATCTTACCCGCACCGCCACCCATCTCATCCATCGCATCCATATACTGCTGCTGCACCGGCGTCTTCGGCAGTGAAGGTCCATCGGGTATCTCGCCTGCCTTGAAGGGCAGCCCTTCCGGTGTCTGCAGAACCGGACCCAGATCCGGGAGCTTTGATTTGATCCCCTTCAGGGCATCCTTCGCTGCTTGACTAAGGACGTCTTCCATCCCGCTGAACACTTTCCCGGCTTTGCCGATTTTGGTGACCTGCATTCCAGGGACCAGGAGGGAAGCTACCGAGCCCAGCATCGCTGCCTTCTCTTCCGGGGTTCCTTCGTCAAAATTATGATAAGCCATCTTGGCCGCTTCCACCAGTACTTCCGGATGCTCCGTGATATATACCGCTTGATTCTTCATTTCTGTCGTTGTTTTGACCGGGTGGACCACAAGGTTGAAGGCAAACGTAGCCGTATCAGCCACACCCATCACTACCTCTTTCACCAATCCTTCGGTAAAGGCCAGCACCACCGCATCTGCCTGTTGGACTCTATTCTCCCATTTCGTTAACCCGTATGTATCATCCAGCCACCCCAGGTAGCTGGTATACATCGGTGTGAAATCATTAGGCACATAGACTTTGTCCACATAAAAAGCCAGCGTCGTCTCATTTTCTTTGTTGCCTGCCGTTATCGGAGTGCCATCCGGCAGTTCCAGCGGCGGACCGTTCAGCCGTCTTGCCGCTTCGATCTGCTCCTGGACCTGCTTCACAGCCTCAGCGATCCTGATCTCCTCCCTCTTCGCCTCCAGCTGGCTTCTTGCATATTCTCCAGCGGTACTCTTCTCCATCGCCAGCCGCAGCAGCAGGAGATATTCTTCGTTATGTATGAGCGGTACACTCTCCGCCGTGATCGACGGATCATAATCGCAGGCCTTAACAGCCGGCTGCTTGAAATAGCCGCTTAGATCCTTCCCTGCTTCATATTGGACTTTGGCTACACCCAGCGAAGCCAGCTTCTGGCGTGCTTCCTCGGCCTGCGCGTGAACGGCCTCCATCTGCGTCTTGTTGCCGAACGCTTCATAGACCTTGAAGGCCATCTGCGCCTTCGCGATCCCATCCCGTGCCGCGAAGATATCCTTCAGCTTGCTCAGGGCCGCAATACTCTCTACGGTCAAAAGCCCGGACGTTTGGATGATATTCCGCAGCTTCTGCACTGCCGGATCGTTATTCAGCTCATCCTTTCCCTGCAGGACGGTAACCGAAGTGATCAGATGCGATACACTCTTCTGCACAAAGGCTGGAATGGAAACCCGGACAGCGAAATTTGACGTCCCAAAGCTTCCGAATGCACCAGCGAGAAGATTAAACTGCTGGTTAAGCTTGTTGGCCTGCCGTTTATTCTCCTCCTGGAGGCCTGCGACTCCTTTCAGGGCGGTCCGGATAATATCCTCCATTTTCTCCGCTTCTACGGTTAATTCATTGATCATGACCTGGGCCTTCACGAGGTGGTCTCCCATGGGAATTCCGCCCCAGCCGCTGGCCTGCCCCTTCAGCTGCAAATACAGCCGGTTGGTGTCCTGGCTTACCTGGCCTATTTTGGTCTGCAGGCGCTGGACTTCATCTTCGTTAAATATAAGCTTCGTTGACGCCATGTCACCCTCCCGCCTTTGTCCGCACAGCAATATTTCCTATGTAATTTATAATTAATAATATAAGTTTCTTTTTTATTATCGGATTAATTTTCCATAAATTTTATACTTATCCATTATCCCGGTATCTCTTTAACCTTGATTAGTTGTTATTCCCAAATAAAAAACCTCCTGAAAAGTGTAAAGTACTTCTTACACAATTCAAGAGGTTGGGAAGCCGTGATCAACGGCTGATATTCAGCTGTCTATCTCAAATTACAGTGCTAAAATTCCGTCTTAGCAAGGCTCAGCCGCAGGCTTGCCGGCATCGTCCTTCGTACGGAATGACGAACCACAGCCGCAGGTAGCGGTTGCGTTCGGATTATTGATGGTGAAGCCGCCGGTCATGCCGGATTCCTCGAAATCGATCTCCAGGCCGTCGAGGTAACGGATATCGTCTTTGCTTACGACTACCTTCAAGCCCTCAATGTCCATATACACGTCCTGCTCACTTTCGTTATCATCGAAGCCCATGGCGTAAGAGAATCCGCTGCAGCCGCCGGGAGTTACGCCCAGACGGAGAAACATATTAGGCACTTCCTGTTCAGCAAGCATGGTCTTCAATTGACCTGCTGCCAATTCACTAATGTTAATCATAACTTTAACCTCCCAAAAATATTGTAAGCATCACTTTTATCAACCAGCCCTTAGGCCTCAGGTAATGTTTAGATAATTTGCACATCTATAATTTAAACTAAGTATACTCCACTATTCTCTTAGCCTCAAGTCACAAACGCACCGCAGCTATGCATTTCATGCCGGGTTCCCTTATGTTTTCTGGCGGTTGCTCACCCTCCGGGAGAGGTTTATAATAGGAAAAGCGATATACGTAAAAATTCGGAAATTTGTCACGGAGGCAACAGCAAACCTCTATTTATATAACAGACACACTCCGGCTCATTTCTTAGCACACGATTCTGCGATGCAGCTGCCTCGCCAACCTTCAGGAGGAAATCATATGTCTACCCTTATAACACCCCACATGGATGCCCGGATGGCGAACATTATTGATAAGGTTCGCGGCGGAGAAAGATTAAATTTGGAAGATGGCGTTTATTTATATGAGAGCAACGATTTATTAACGATCGGGCAATTGGCCAATGAGGTTAATCTGCGAAAAAACGGGAATAAAGTATATTTTATCGAAAACATGAGCCTATATTTCACCAATGTCTGCGAATCCCGGTGCGCATTCTGCAATTTCCGCAAGGATGAGGGAGAAGAAGGCGCTTATACCCTTTCCGGTCAGGAAATGGTGCAATATGTCGAACAGCATATTCACCCCGGCGTACGTGAGTTCCACATTGTTGGAGGCCATAATGATAACGTGCCCTTCCAGTACTATGTTGATTCGCTAAAAGCCTTGAACGAGCGCTTCCCTGAGGTCACTCTCAAGGCCTACACAGCGGCAGAGATCGACTTCTTCACCCGTATCAGCGGACTTAGCATCCGCGAAGTGCTGGAGCAGCTGCGCGCCGCCGGACTGAAGACACTTACCGGGGGAGGGGCAGAGATTCTGTCCGACCAGTACCGCAAAAAAATGCGTGTCGACAAAGCCAATGTCGAGGAATACCTGGAGGTTCACCGCACCGCTCATAATATCGGCATGAGAACACATACGACTATGTTATACGGCTCCATTGAGTCCCGCGAGGACCGCATCCGCCACATGCTGCAGATCCGCGAGCTGCAGGACGAAACGGGCGGCTTCATGGTGTTCATCCCGCTTTCGATGCAGCCTAAGAACAAGAATGCAGGCATCATGCGCCGGAACTCTGCTTACGAGGATCTTAAGACGATTGCGGTAAGCCGCCTGATGCTGGATAACTTCGACCATATTAAGGCTTACTTCATTAATATTGGAGCACAGCTGACCCAGGTAGCCCTCAGCTTCGGGGCCTCAGATGTACACGGCACAATTCTGAAGGAACGGATCAGCCATGCCGCAGGTGCTTTGACCCCGGAAGGTCTGACGCGCGAAGAGCTGATCTGGCTCGTCAAAGGGGCCGGACGGATTCCGGTGGAACGGGATACTTTCTACAACGAAATCAAAGTATACGAATAGTTGACGGTTTGCCCATCCTGCACCATACCTGAAAGGAAGATCGGTTCGCATGAGAACTCTACTTGTCCTGGGCGGCGGCTACGGCGGTCTTGCCCTCATTCAGCAGCTACTTAACAACCATCTCCCCCATGATGTGGAAATCGTCCTGGTTGACCGGATGCCCTATCAGGGAATCAAAACAGAATATTATGCACTTGCCGCAGGGACTGTAACGGATTATCATCTGCGTATTCAATTCCCGGTTCATCCCCGCCTAACTATACGTTATGGTCAGGTGGGCTCCATCGATCTGGAGAGCCGGGTGATATTCCTCGATACCGGGGAGCCGATATCTTATGATATTCTGGCTATCGCACTCGGCTGCACGGATAATTTCCATAACATTCCCGGGGCAGAGCAATATGCCTGCAGTATTCAGAGCTTCGCCGGTACGCGTGAAACTTACCGCCGGCTGAACGATGTGAAGCCTTACGGAACGGTCAACATTGTAGGCGGAGGGCTGAGCGGAGTTGAGATTGCTTCAGAGCTGCGGGAGAGCCGGCCTGACCTGAACATCTCCATTCTGGACCGCGGGGAACGGGTATTGTCGTCTTTCCCGGCCAAGCTGTCACAGTATGTAGAAGAATGGTTCAATGAGCATCATGTGGAGACCGTAGGACGGGTATCCGTCTCCCATGTAGAAAAGGATGCCATCTTCAATGGCACCCAGGCAATTCCTGCGGATGTTACGGTCTGGACCGCCGGGATTCAGCCGGTGCAGGTGGTCCAGCAGCTTGAAGTCCCGAAAGACCGCGGAGGACGGGTCATTGTCGGCCAGTATTACAATGTAGCCGACTATCCGGAAGTGTACGTTATTGGTGACTGCGCCAGTCTCCCCTTCGCACCGAGCGCACAGGCGGCAGGTGCCCAGGGAGAACAGGTGGGGCAGGTTATTCAGGCACTATGGCGGGGTGAAACGCCGAAGCTGCATAAGATCAAGCTTAAGGGAACCCTCGGTTCACTGGGCAAAAATGCCGGCTTCGGCCTGATGGGCCGCCGCTCTGTCATGGGCCGTGTTCCGCGCCTGCTCAAAAGCGGCGTACTCTGGATGTCCAAACGCCATTTCGGTTAGGACAACCATGGCTGCGGTTTAGTCGATCTCAAGGCTGTCCCATGCCTCTGCTTCTTTAATAGCGGCTTCAATCGCCTCTTCAAGTCCGGCGGGGGTTTCTGCTTCTATAATCTCCCCGTCGACCATGGCGAACGGCTGCAGATAACATTGGCCGCAGTTATTCAGACAACCATACTCGACTACATCATATTCGGGGTTTTGCTCCAGCTTGTTTTTGAGCTGCTCGGTACCATGTCCGGTATTACTGGCACAAAATTCTATAATTGGTCTCATGATGATCTCCCTATTCTGCGCTAACCATTTTATTTTTTAACTTTTTGTACTATAATAAACATACGAAAGGAGTGATTGAGAAATGAGTGAGAATGTACAAAGCGCGACCATGTACGATGAAGTACTGGAAGTACTTGATAAACTTCGTCCGTTCCTGCAGCGTGACGGCGGTGACGTCGAGCTGATCGATGTAGAAGACGGCATCGTTAAGTTGAAACTTATGGGTGCCTGCGGCAGTTGCCCGAGCTCCACGATCACGCTTAAAGCCGGGATCGAACGCGCCCTGCTTGAAGAAGTAGAAGGCGTGGAAGAAGTTATTCAGGTATTCTAATCCTGTATCATAAACCATCCCGGCCTCCGATGAGAAGGCCGGGATTTTTTTTATTATAGTGGATTTCACAGGCAGGATCAACCCGCCGCGTTTCCGGTAAACTTACCCATCCTCCTAAAAGACCAGAAATGCCCCGGCAACCGTTCCCGGATGCCAGGGCATTTCTGGTCTTCACTTTAGGTGTTCAGCTTAGCTTCAAGCTTAGAATGCAGGGATAATCGAGCCCTGGTATTTCTCTTCAATGAAAGCTTTGGCTTCTGCGGAGTTCAGGGCTGCAGCCAGCTTCTGGATCGCATCGGAATCTTTGTTGTCCGGACGGGCTACCAGCAGGTTGGCGTAAGGGGAATCTGCTCCTTCAATGAACAAAGCATCCTTAGTCGGTACCAGACCCGCTTCCAGCGCATAGTTGGTGTTGATCAGCGCCAGATCTACTTCATCCAGCTGACGCGGCAGCATAGCGGCATCCAGCTCAATGATTTCAAGCTTCTTGGTGTTCTCAGTGATATCAGCTTTGGTGGAAGTGATGTTGGTGTCATCCTTCAATTTGATCAGGCCATTCTTAGCCAGCAGGATCAATGCACGTCCGCCGTTGGTAGCATCATTCGGGATGGCAACCTTGGCACCGTCAGCCAGTTCGCTGATCGCTTTGATCTTCTTGGAATACGCGCCGAAAGGTTCAACGTGAACAGCTGTTACGGATACAAGATCAGTACCGTTCTTGGTGTTCTGGTCATCCAGGTAAGGCTTGTGCTGGAAGAAGTTCGCATCCAGTTGTTTCTCGGCAAGCTGTGTATTCGGAAGGATATAATCCGTGAATTCTTTGATCTCAAGCGTAATGCCTTGTGCTTCAAGCAGCGGGGCAATAGCTTTCAGGATTTCCGCATGCGGTACAGGAGAAGCTCCAATTACCAGTGTTACCGGCTCAGCAGCAGGTTCAGTTGTCGGTTCTGCAGCAGCAGCTTCCGTGGGTGCAGTTGTAGCCGCGGAGTTAGCCGCGTTATTGGTGTTATTGTTACCGCAAGCGGCAAGCACCAATATCAAGGTCAAGCTGAAGAATGTGAGCAGTACTTTTTTCATTTGTAAATCCCCCTCTAATCAGTATGATTTGTATGAATAAGGCTCTATATGAACGTACCTTATTTCCGTGTAAAATGTCTTACCAGCCGGTCGCCGGCCATTTGCAGCAGCTGCACCAGAATTACCATTAGGGCCACCGAGATAAGCATGACTTCCTTCTCATAACGGTAATACCCGTAGCGGATCGCCAGGTCACCGAGCCCTCCGCCGCCAATCATCCCGGACATTGCGGTATACGAGACGAGGGTAACAATCGTGATCGTAACACCCGCCACCAGACCCGGGCGAGCCTCCGGCAGCAGCACACGCATGACAATCTGTCCTGTGGATGCTCCCATCCCCTGCGCCGCTTCAATGATTCCCCGGTCAACCTCCCGCAGTGCTGTCTCAACAAGTCTGGCAAAAAACGGAGCCGCGCCGATCACCAGCGCCGGAATCGTTCCAAGGACACCTATCGAGGTTCCCATAATTGATTTGCTGAACGGAATCAGTGCAACCATCAGAATGATGAATGGAACAGAACGCAGGATATTTACGATGAATGATAATACCGAGTAAACAGCCCTGATAATACCGTTATTGGACTTGCCCCATAAATATAACACAATTCCGAGCGGTAAACCAAGGATAATTGTGAATATTCCTGAAAAAGCTAACATTTTTAGTGTAGCCACAGTAGCATCAAGCATTTCATCCCAGTTTAAAGCGCTAAAATCCAGTCCGCCCATTAAGAAATCACCTCCACGTCAAGACCTTGTGCCGCAAGTTCAGTAAGAGTTGCTTCAACAGCAGCGGAAGGTCCTTCAAAGCGGACGATCAGCTGACCATAAGGAACATCCTTGATCGTCGAAATGGTTCCCTGCAGTATAGCGAAATTTACTCCGGTTGCCTGCGCCACATGGGAAAGGGTGGATTCATACGTCTTTTGCCCGAGAAAAGTAATTTTGACCGCTTTAGTATATCCAGGATGCACAGCATCAATCGCCTGCCGCAGCGGTCCCTCAGCCTGAGTTTCACTGCGGATGAATTCTTTCGTAACCTCATGCTTCGGTTTCAGAAAAACCTGAGCAACATCGCCCTGCTCCACAATCCCGCCGCCATGAATGACGGCTACCCGGTCGCAGATGCTCTGAATGACATGCATCTCATGTGTGATCAGCACAATGGTCAAATGGAATTTCTTGTTGATATCCAGCAGCAGGCGCAGAATCGAATCTGTCGTCTGCGGGTCCAGCGCTGAAGTTGCTTCATCACACAGCAGGACATCAGGATCGCTCGCCAGCGAGCGGGCTATGCCGACACGCTGCTTCTGGCCGCCGGACAGCTGAGCCGGATATTTGTTCCGGTGTTCCTCAAGACCGACTAAAGCCAGCAGATCCTTAACCTTTCGCTCGATCTCCGTTTTGGAGGTTCCGGTCAGCCGCAGCGGAAAGGCGATATTGTCATAGACAGTTGCCGAAGAGAGCAGATTAAAGTGTTGAAAGATCATCCCGATCTTGCGCCGCTGCTCTTGCAGCTGCCCTTGGCTGAGTGAGGTCAATTCAACACCATCTACCCATACTTCACCCTGCGTCGGACGCTCCAGCAGATTAATGCAGCGGATCAGCGTGCTTTTACCGGCACCGGAGTGGCCGATTACACCGAATATTTCTCCCTTCTTAATCGACAGGCTTAGTCCGGAGAGCGCCGTCGCAGCCTTGCTTCCTTTACCGTATACTTTCGTTAAATCCTTCAGTTCTATCAATCGTCCCGTCCTCCTTCTTCCATGCAATTTATAAACAGAAAAGACCCCCTACGATCCGTGCAGATCGGAAGAGGCCGTGTGTGTGAAGTAAACAATGCCGTCTCATCTGCCAAAGACCGCAAACCAAGCGGCATTGTAGGAATTAGCACCATGGCATTTGCAGGCAGCGGCTATGCTGTGTACAAATCGGTTGCCGGGCTTCATCGGGCCTATCCCTCCGCCGCTCTCGATAAGATTGAAATATGAAGTTATATATGCCTTTTCATGTTAGAAGTAAATACTTGCATAAGTATATTAAGTTTCCTGTTCTTTGTCAAAGGTAAGTTTTTACGACTGCACATGCCCTGACCGCTGGCTGGAAGCAGCTTTATTCTTGTGCCACTGCTCATTGCTGTACCTGAAGGCCGCCGACAAAGATTTGCACACCATCTCCAGGCTCTGCTTCAAATCCTCCAGATGGCTGTCGAGATCCTCCAGCTGGATTTTGTCATGCAGCCCCTGATGGCGCTGCCAGAGATCATCCGTCATCTCAGCGTTCATGTAGTGAATCTCGGCATTGCGCCGTTTGCGCAGATTCTCTACCGGTTGGCGGTAAGAGTTCCTGATCTTCTCCAGCTCATTAGCCAACGGATTGTGAGCCTGCAGCAGCTGAAATTGGCGGAGCACTGTGAAGTAAGAGAAATGTGCTTTGACTTTACCTGTATTCAGATCATACAGATTGTTCAGGACCGTACCCAGCTTGTCCAGCAGGGAGAACACCCGGATAAAGCCGTCCTTATAAAAGAACACATACCTGGCGTACTCTCCCTGCTCCATGGGCGACATATCATCCATATAACCGGCAACCACCGACTTGCGGAAAAAGGCGGCGGCGAACCAGCTCTGCTCCAGCTCGTCCAGCGATGAGATCAGACCGCGTGTCCATATCTCCAGCTTGCGGTATTCATGGTCACGGTCTTCATGTGCGTTCATCTCCTTGCGCAGCATGGAGGCGACCTTCGCCATGTTGTCCATGGCTTCGGCCAGTACCCCGCTGTTCTCGCGGGGCGGCTCTCCCAGTAATGTCCGCAGCATATTTGTCCTCCTCAGAATACTTAAGATCTAAACAAGAGGGAAATAACGGTTCCAGTTCCGGTTCACCAGTTCAACCGTCTCCTCATTCGGAACCAGCTCCTCCGGGTACCCCGGCTTCATCCGGGCATCTATTACAATCGGCAGGGAATAGCTGATTGCGTTACGCAGTATATGGGTCTCCGCATAAATATCATCCGCCGGATTAAACCGGGTGAACACTGTCCACAGGAAGGAGGTTTGTGTGCGCACCGCTTCTGCAGCATCGTCCACCAGAACAATCAGCGGCCAGGCTGTGCCTTTCTCCTTGAAGGAAGCGGCTAGCCTGACAGGAAGCTCTGGGTCCTCTACATAGGATGCTCCGGAAACAGCTAAACATCCGCCGCAAAAGGGCACGGCGCCGGTGATTGCTGGAATCAGACCCTCTGTATAGGTTCTGGGCAGCTCACGCACCGGGTTGCCGGTGCCCATCATTACACCCTTGCTGCCATGATTCAGTTTACGGCCGGTATAGTCAAGGGTATCCATAGAGGTGTTGGCGAAGATCACCAGATCGGATGCCGGGTTAAAGCGTTCAAGCACGGTTTCCAGTAGTTTGGGGAAATCCGTAAGCTCAACCGGCTCAGTCGTCAGGAGCAGGAATTTCGTTAAGGAGAGCTGGCCTTCCCCCAGAATACGGAAAGCAGAAGCCAGCCCCTCACGCGGATAGCTCTCCCTGATAACTGCCGAAGCCAAGGCATTCGAGCCAGATTCGGAGTACGCCCACAGTGCTTTTACTGAAGGCATCATTAGCGGATAGGCCGGAGCCAGCAGCCGCTGCAGATAATTCTTGAGATAATAATCCTCCTGGCGGGGTTTGCCGGTAATCGTGGCCGGAAAAATCGCATCCTTCCGGTGCCACATCCGCTGCACATGCATCACGGGAAAATCATGCTGCAGCGAATAATAGCCGGATTGACTGCCATAAGGGCCTTCCGGTCTCCGCTCAAACGGCGATACCCGTCCGCGGATGGAGAATTCTGCTTCTGACGGAATGCGGTGGCCGCCTAACGGGTCCTGCACCATTGGAAGCTTCCCGCCCAGCATAAGCGATGCCAGCATCAGTTCAGGAATCCGCTCTGAAACAGGGGCAACAGCAGCAGCAATAAGGGCAGGAGGCCCGCCGATAAAAATTGAGACCGGAAGGGTCTCCCCCAGAAGCTCCGCCTGGCGGTGATGGAAGCCGCCTCCTTTATGGATCTGCCAATGGATGCCGGTAGTGCTGTCATCATGAATCTGAACCCGGTACAATCCGAGATTATGGTCTTTGGGGTTGGTTATGCTCTCTGTATAGACCAGGGGAAGGGTAATGAACGGCCCTCCGTCCTTAGGCCAGCTGGTAATTCGGGGTAATTCCTGTAGCGGGTTACTGCTGCGGCAGATGCCTAGTACCGGCGCTTCACCCTGCGGTATATTCCTGGCTCCTGCTCTGATCAGGTCAAGCAGCAGGCCCTTTTCTCTCCAAAGTCCGGCAGCCGAAGGCGGAAGCATCGTTTCCATGGCTGCCGTCAATGATTTCACTAACTGCTCCGGGCGGGTCCCAAAGGCCTTGTTCACCCGGCGGACGGTACCGAACAGATTGGTCGCAACCGGGAACGGCGTTCCTTGCACATTTGTAAACAGCAGTGCCGGCCCTTCCTCACTAACCACCCGGCGGTGAATCTCGGCCAGCTCCAGATCCGGATCAACCGGA
This window encodes:
- a CDS encoding HesB/IscA family protein, whose translation is MINISELAAGQLKTMLAEQEVPNMFLRLGVTPGGCSGFSYAMGFDDNESEQDVYMDIEGLKVVVSKDDIRYLDGLEIDFEESGMTGGFTINNPNATATCGCGSSFRTKDDAGKPAAEPC
- the mqnE gene encoding aminofutalosine synthase MqnE; this encodes MSTLITPHMDARMANIIDKVRGGERLNLEDGVYLYESNDLLTIGQLANEVNLRKNGNKVYFIENMSLYFTNVCESRCAFCNFRKDEGEEGAYTLSGQEMVQYVEQHIHPGVREFHIVGGHNDNVPFQYYVDSLKALNERFPEVTLKAYTAAEIDFFTRISGLSIREVLEQLRAAGLKTLTGGGAEILSDQYRKKMRVDKANVEEYLEVHRTAHNIGMRTHTTMLYGSIESREDRIRHMLQIRELQDETGGFMVFIPLSMQPKNKNAGIMRRNSAYEDLKTIAVSRLMLDNFDHIKAYFINIGAQLTQVALSFGASDVHGTILKERISHAAGALTPEGLTREELIWLVKGAGRIPVERDTFYNEIKVYE
- a CDS encoding NAD(P)/FAD-dependent oxidoreductase, with the protein product MRTLLVLGGGYGGLALIQQLLNNHLPHDVEIVLVDRMPYQGIKTEYYALAAGTVTDYHLRIQFPVHPRLTIRYGQVGSIDLESRVIFLDTGEPISYDILAIALGCTDNFHNIPGAEQYACSIQSFAGTRETYRRLNDVKPYGTVNIVGGGLSGVEIASELRESRPDLNISILDRGERVLSSFPAKLSQYVEEWFNEHHVETVGRVSVSHVEKDAIFNGTQAIPADVTVWTAGIQPVQVVQQLEVPKDRGGRVIVGQYYNVADYPEVYVIGDCASLPFAPSAQAAGAQGEQVGQVIQALWRGETPKLHKIKLKGTLGSLGKNAGFGLMGRRSVMGRVPRLLKSGVLWMSKRHFG
- a CDS encoding YuzB family protein, coding for MRPIIEFCASNTGHGTEQLKNKLEQNPEYDVVEYGCLNNCGQCYLQPFAMVDGEIIEAETPAGLEEAIEAAIKEAEAWDSLEID
- a CDS encoding NifU family protein, whose amino-acid sequence is MSENVQSATMYDEVLEVLDKLRPFLQRDGGDVELIDVEDGIVKLKLMGACGSCPSSTITLKAGIERALLEEVEGVEEVIQVF
- a CDS encoding MetQ/NlpA family ABC transporter substrate-binding protein; the protein is MKKVLLTFFSLTLILVLAACGNNNTNNAANSAATTAPTEAAAAEPTTEPAAEPVTLVIGASPVPHAEILKAIAPLLEAQGITLEIKEFTDYILPNTQLAEKQLDANFFQHKPYLDDQNTKNGTDLVSVTAVHVEPFGAYSKKIKAISELADGAKVAIPNDATNGGRALILLAKNGLIKLKDDTNITSTKADITENTKKLEIIELDAAMLPRQLDEVDLALINTNYALEAGLVPTKDALFIEGADSPYANLLVARPDNKDSDAIQKLAAALNSAEAKAFIEEKYQGSIIPAF
- a CDS encoding methionine ABC transporter permease; amino-acid sequence: MGGLDFSALNWDEMLDATVATLKMLAFSGIFTIILGLPLGIVLYLWGKSNNGIIRAVYSVLSFIVNILRSVPFIILMVALIPFSKSIMGTSIGVLGTIPALVIGAAPFFARLVETALREVDRGIIEAAQGMGASTGQIVMRVLLPEARPGLVAGVTITIVTLVSYTAMSGMIGGGGLGDLAIRYGYYRYEKEVMLISVALMVILVQLLQMAGDRLVRHFTRK
- a CDS encoding methionine ABC transporter ATP-binding protein; translation: MIELKDLTKVYGKGSKAATALSGLSLSIKKGEIFGVIGHSGAGKSTLIRCINLLERPTQGEVWVDGVELTSLSQGQLQEQRRKIGMIFQHFNLLSSATVYDNIAFPLRLTGTSKTEIERKVKDLLALVGLEEHRNKYPAQLSGGQKQRVGIARSLASDPDVLLCDEATSALDPQTTDSILRLLLDINKKFHLTIVLITHEMHVIQSICDRVAVIHGGGIVEQGDVAQVFLKPKHEVTKEFIRSETQAEGPLRQAIDAVHPGYTKAVKITFLGQKTYESTLSHVAQATGVNFAILQGTISTIKDVPYGQLIVRFEGPSAAVEATLTELAAQGLDVEVIS